A stretch of Streptomyces vietnamensis DNA encodes these proteins:
- a CDS encoding sensor histidine kinase — protein MNSTERQSDDPNGAAPHLPHDGSTVPAPRLARSVLLATMAGYSLVTAVNILDAGASPRESGAGFLALLVIFGLQLVHSRPNARQSSYTCRVTTLTLQAVFCFLPLALFHLAWGAMCGFLAGSVLLLLPARAAWPLYVAIGLSLYGYAAFIADRGLFDSVYTLETTLVTGLVVFGLSSLTGLVTRLHAQRSDLARLAVAEERLRFSRDLHDLLGYNLSAITLKTELVRRLVPDMPAPARVETDSVLALSRQSLADVRKVATGYRDMSLREEAAATRSMLEAAGIKVVTAIDTAPLPPQIDTVLATVLREAVTNALRHSHVHRCTIRCGEEDGVVTLSIDNDGVEPADRHPGGVGPLPRQGADEPGGTGLGNLTHRLGRLGGSLTTELGDDGWFRMTARAPLSARPDKVTLNRKETAQK, from the coding sequence ATGAACTCGACGGAACGACAGTCCGACGATCCGAACGGCGCCGCGCCGCACCTCCCCCACGACGGATCCACCGTGCCCGCCCCCCGCCTGGCACGCTCGGTCCTGCTGGCCACGATGGCCGGATACTCCCTGGTCACCGCCGTGAACATCCTCGACGCCGGGGCCTCCCCCCGCGAGAGCGGCGCCGGTTTCCTCGCCCTGCTCGTGATATTCGGCCTCCAGCTCGTGCACTCCAGGCCGAACGCCCGGCAGAGCTCGTACACATGCCGCGTCACCACGCTCACCCTGCAGGCCGTGTTCTGCTTCTTACCGCTCGCGCTGTTCCACCTGGCATGGGGAGCGATGTGCGGCTTCCTGGCCGGCTCCGTCCTCCTGCTCCTCCCGGCCCGGGCGGCCTGGCCGCTGTACGTGGCGATCGGACTCTCCCTCTACGGGTACGCGGCGTTCATCGCCGACCGCGGCCTCTTCGACAGCGTCTACACACTGGAGACCACCCTCGTCACCGGGCTCGTGGTGTTCGGTCTCAGCAGCCTGACCGGTCTGGTGACGCGCCTGCACGCGCAGCGTTCCGACCTGGCCAGGCTGGCCGTGGCCGAGGAGCGGCTCCGCTTCTCCCGTGACCTCCACGACCTGCTCGGCTACAACCTGTCCGCGATCACCCTGAAGACCGAGCTGGTCCGCCGGCTGGTGCCGGACATGCCGGCCCCCGCCAGGGTGGAGACCGACTCCGTCCTCGCCCTGTCCCGCCAGTCGCTCGCCGATGTGCGCAAGGTCGCGACCGGCTACCGCGACATGTCACTGCGTGAGGAGGCGGCCGCCACCCGCTCGATGCTGGAGGCCGCAGGCATCAAGGTGGTGACGGCCATCGACACGGCCCCGCTGCCGCCGCAGATCGACACGGTGCTCGCCACCGTGCTGCGCGAGGCCGTCACCAACGCGCTGCGGCACAGCCACGTCCACCGGTGCACGATCCGGTGCGGGGAGGAGGACGGCGTGGTCACGCTCAGTATCGACAACGACGGCGTGGAGCCCGCCGACCGGCATCCCGGTGGTGTGGGGCCCCTGCCCCGGCAGGGGGCGGACGAGCCCGGCGGCACCGGCCTGGGCAACCTCACCCACCGCCTCGGCCGCCTCGGCGGCAGCCTCACCACCGAACTGGGCGACGACGGTTGGTTCCGGATGACCGCACGCGCACCGCTGTCCGCTCGACCTGACAAAGTCACCCTTAACCGGAAGGAGACCGCACAGAAATAA
- a CDS encoding LuxR C-terminal-related transcriptional regulator yields the protein MIRILLAEDMGMVRGALVALLGLEDDLEVVAQVERGDRILPTALEHRPDVAIIDIGLPGIDGLTAAALLAEELPSCRTLILTSLSRPGVLRRALDAKVAGFLPKDASPQDLAEAIRRIAAGHRAIDLQLALAAWDGAESPLTKRELEVLRLTAAGDEAPEIAARLHLSTGTVRNYLTSVVTKLNARNRVDAVRIAHESGWLV from the coding sequence GTGATACGGATATTGCTGGCCGAGGACATGGGCATGGTCCGCGGCGCGCTGGTGGCGCTGCTGGGCCTGGAGGACGACCTCGAGGTGGTCGCGCAGGTCGAGCGCGGCGACAGGATCCTCCCGACCGCCCTGGAGCACCGCCCCGACGTGGCGATCATCGACATCGGGCTCCCCGGCATCGACGGCCTGACGGCGGCGGCACTGCTCGCCGAGGAACTCCCCTCCTGCCGCACCCTCATCCTGACGAGCCTCAGCCGCCCCGGAGTCCTGCGACGGGCACTGGACGCCAAGGTGGCCGGTTTCCTGCCGAAGGACGCGTCCCCCCAGGACCTCGCCGAGGCCATCCGCCGGATCGCGGCCGGTCACCGCGCCATCGACCTCCAGCTCGCCCTCGCGGCCTGGGACGGCGCCGAGAGCCCGCTCACCAAACGGGAGCTGGAGGTACTCCGCCTCACCGCCGCGGGCGACGAGGCCCCGGAGATCGCCGCCCGGCTGCACCTGTCCACGGGGACCGTCCGCAACTACCTGACCTCGGTCGTCACCAAGCTGAACGCCCGCAACCGCGTCGACGCGGTGCGCATCGCGCACGAGTCCGGCTGGCTGGTCTGA
- a CDS encoding AfsR/SARP family transcriptional regulator — protein sequence MDVGILGPLTVRLNGQSIVPSAGKPRQLLALLAIRAERVVTVPTLMEEIWGDAIPKSAATTLQTYILHLRRKVTAALRADGPGCGPGRDGDAKEVLTTCFGGYRLAVRPEDSDLREFQSLAVRGSTALEAGDPRAASVTLERALGLWRGPALVDVPVGRVLGVEVLGMEEQRTRVLEQRIEADLLLGRHASLLAELRMLVARHPMNENLAAQLMTALYRSGGVWRALEVFQELRRTLIEELGVEPSHRLQRLHQAVLSGEPGLELEWERAQYAGPSLMRT from the coding sequence ATGGATGTGGGGATTCTCGGGCCGCTCACGGTCCGTCTGAACGGACAGTCGATCGTTCCCAGTGCGGGCAAGCCGCGCCAACTGCTCGCGCTGCTCGCCATCAGAGCGGAGCGGGTGGTGACCGTGCCGACGCTGATGGAGGAGATCTGGGGGGACGCGATCCCCAAGAGCGCGGCCACCACGCTGCAGACGTACATCCTTCATCTGCGCCGGAAGGTGACCGCGGCGCTGCGTGCCGACGGGCCGGGCTGTGGGCCGGGCCGGGACGGGGACGCCAAGGAGGTGCTCACGACCTGCTTCGGGGGGTACCGGCTCGCCGTGCGTCCCGAGGACAGTGATCTGCGGGAGTTCCAGTCGCTCGCGGTCCGCGGATCGACGGCGCTCGAGGCGGGCGACCCGCGGGCCGCGTCCGTGACGCTGGAGCGGGCGCTCGGGCTCTGGCGGGGGCCCGCACTGGTGGACGTGCCGGTCGGGCGGGTTCTGGGGGTCGAGGTGCTCGGGATGGAGGAGCAGCGCACCCGGGTGCTCGAACAGCGGATCGAGGCGGATCTGCTGCTCGGACGGCACGCCTCGCTCCTGGCCGAGCTGCGGATGCTGGTCGCCCGGCATCCGATGAACGAGAACCTGGCCGCGCAGCTGATGACGGCGCTGTACCGGTCGGGCGGGGTGTGGCGGGCGCTCGAGGTGTTCCAGGAGCTGCGCAGGACCCTCATCGAGGAGCTGGGGGTGGAGCCCTCGCACCGTCTGCAGCGGCTGCACCAGGCGGTGCTCTCCGGTGAGCCCGGGCTTGAGCTGGAGTGGGAGCGGGCGCAGTACGCCGGCCCCTCTCTGATGCGCACCTGA
- a CDS encoding helix-turn-helix domain-containing protein, protein MDAAQQEATARARELQRSWYGEPLGALFRRLIDDLGLNQARLAAVLGLSAPMLSQLMSGQRAKIGNPAVVQRVQALQELAVQVADGSVSAAEATDRMDEVKKSQGGSVLTSSGQTTTGSGAPTVRRVVREIQSLLRSVAAAGDIIDAADSLAPAHPELAEFLRVYGAGRTADAVAHYESHQN, encoded by the coding sequence ATGGACGCAGCGCAGCAGGAAGCCACGGCAAGAGCCAGAGAGCTTCAGCGCAGTTGGTACGGAGAGCCGCTGGGGGCGCTCTTCCGTCGCCTGATCGACGATCTCGGGCTCAATCAGGCCAGGCTCGCGGCCGTGCTCGGGCTCTCCGCGCCCATGCTGTCCCAGCTGATGAGCGGCCAGCGGGCCAAGATCGGCAACCCGGCCGTCGTCCAGCGCGTCCAGGCCCTCCAGGAGCTCGCCGTCCAGGTCGCCGACGGCAGCGTCAGCGCCGCCGAGGCCACCGACCGGATGGACGAGGTCAAGAAGTCGCAGGGCGGCTCCGTCCTCACCAGCTCGGGTCAGACCACCACCGGTTCCGGTGCGCCGACCGTGCGCCGCGTGGTCCGCGAGATCCAGTCGCTGCTGCGCTCCGTGGCGGCCGCCGGCGACATCATCGACGCCGCCGACTCGCTCGCCCCAGCCCACCCGGAGCTGGCAGAGTTCCTCCGGGTGTACGGCGCCGGGCGCACGGCCGACGCGGTCGCCCACTACGAGTCGCACCAGAACTGA
- a CDS encoding serine/threonine-protein kinase has translation MGEVFAGRYELVDPIGRGGAGAVWRAWDHRRRRYVAAKVLLQSDAHTLLRFVREQALRIDHPHVLAPASWAADDDKVLFTMDLVAGGSLAHVIGDYGPLPPRFVCTLLDQLLSGLATVHAEGVVHRDIKPANILMEVTGTGRPHLRLSDFGISMRKGEPRLTETDYVVGTPGYFAPEQLLGAEPDFTADLFAVGLVALYLLKGVKPDSQALVEHFLAHGTPGAPEGVPEPLWQVLAGLLQPDPQARFRTATGARKALSAAVEMLPEPEAGEEPVEILDHLGPLPTGFGPEGPMAPTSPTGPTASVPAPAPVPAQEQPIQAVQQPVQAVQAVQQPVQPTAQPVQPTAQPVRPQHPPYQPTAHVPAAPPVPGPSETGSFHLPPPVTRPVGYGPAPAQPYAPPPVTAPTAPTAPTALAPVRRPGPPPKVAVPVLLLALVSLAVGFWALTQV, from the coding sequence ATGGGTGAGGTCTTCGCTGGTCGGTACGAGCTGGTCGACCCGATCGGACGCGGCGGGGCGGGCGCCGTCTGGCGCGCCTGGGACCACCGGCGGCGCCGCTACGTGGCGGCCAAGGTTCTCCTGCAGAGCGATGCGCACACGCTGCTCCGCTTCGTCCGTGAGCAGGCGCTGCGGATCGACCATCCGCACGTCCTCGCCCCGGCCAGCTGGGCCGCCGACGACGACAAGGTCCTGTTCACCATGGACCTGGTGGCCGGCGGCTCGCTGGCCCACGTCATCGGGGACTACGGTCCGCTGCCGCCCCGCTTCGTCTGCACGCTGCTCGACCAGCTGCTGTCGGGCCTGGCCACGGTGCACGCCGAGGGGGTCGTGCACCGGGACATCAAGCCCGCCAACATCCTCATGGAGGTCACCGGCACCGGGCGGCCGCACCTGCGGCTCTCCGACTTCGGCATCTCCATGCGCAAGGGCGAACCCCGCCTCACCGAGACCGACTACGTGGTGGGGACGCCCGGTTACTTCGCGCCCGAGCAGCTGCTCGGCGCCGAGCCGGACTTCACCGCCGACCTGTTCGCCGTCGGCCTGGTCGCGCTCTATCTGCTCAAGGGCGTCAAGCCGGACTCCCAGGCCCTGGTCGAGCACTTCCTCGCGCACGGCACCCCGGGCGCCCCCGAGGGCGTCCCCGAGCCCCTGTGGCAGGTGCTGGCCGGTCTGCTCCAGCCCGATCCGCAGGCCCGGTTCCGGACGGCCACGGGAGCGCGGAAGGCGCTGAGCGCCGCCGTCGAGATGCTGCCCGAGCCGGAGGCCGGCGAGGAGCCGGTCGAGATCCTCGACCACCTGGGCCCGCTGCCGACCGGCTTCGGCCCCGAGGGCCCCATGGCCCCCACGAGCCCCACAGGCCCCACCGCGTCGGTACCGGCGCCCGCGCCCGTACCGGCCCAGGAACAGCCCATACAGGCCGTACAGCAGCCCGTACAGGCCGTACAGGCCGTACAGCAGCCCGTACAGCCCACAGCACAGCCCGTACAGCCCACGGCGCAGCCCGTACGGCCACAGCACCCGCCGTACCAGCCCACCGCTCACGTCCCGGCGGCCCCGCCGGTGCCCGGCCCCTCCGAGACGGGCAGCTTCCACCTGCCCCCGCCGGTCACCCGGCCGGTGGGGTACGGACCGGCCCCCGCGCAGCCGTACGCCCCTCCGCCCGTCACGGCACCCACGGCACCCACCGCCCCCACGGCACTCGCCCCGGTACGGCGGCCGGGACCGCCCCCGAAGGTCGCGGTCCCGGTGCTGCTGCTCGCGCTGGTGTCGCTCGCGGTCGGCTTCTGGGCCCTGACGCAGGTCTGA
- a CDS encoding DLW-39 family protein, translating to MKKLLLVALAAIGGLLVYRQIQADRAEQDLWTEATDSVPAGSGV from the coding sequence GTGAAGAAGCTTCTCCTGGTCGCACTGGCCGCCATCGGCGGGCTCCTCGTGTACCGCCAGATCCAGGCGGATCGCGCCGAGCAGGATCTGTGGACGGAGGCGACCGACTCCGTGCCCGCAGGTTCCGGTGTCTGA
- a CDS encoding DUF3566 domain-containing protein, whose translation MTDTRGQQPSYETYNGPLPGERPQGQPGGPYHPPQAYGAPAGGTQGGQTGAVRRPRTGARTTPRTRKARLRVAKADPWSVMKVSFLLSIALGICTVVAAAVLWMVMDAMGVFSTVGGTISEATGSNESNGFDLQSFLSLPRVLMFTSVIAVIDVVLMTALATLGAFIYNLSAGFVGGVELTLAEDE comes from the coding sequence GTGACGGACACTCGGGGGCAGCAGCCCTCGTACGAGACCTACAACGGGCCGCTGCCCGGCGAGCGCCCCCAGGGGCAGCCGGGCGGGCCCTACCACCCGCCGCAGGCGTACGGCGCCCCCGCGGGCGGTACGCAGGGCGGGCAGACCGGGGCCGTGCGCCGGCCGCGGACCGGGGCGCGCACGACGCCCAGGACGCGCAAGGCGCGGCTGCGGGTGGCCAAGGCCGATCCGTGGTCGGTGATGAAGGTGAGCTTCCTGCTCTCCATCGCGCTGGGCATCTGCACGGTCGTGGCCGCGGCGGTGCTGTGGATGGTCATGGACGCCATGGGCGTCTTCTCGACGGTCGGCGGCACGATCAGCGAGGCCACGGGCTCGAACGAGTCCAACGGCTTCGACCTGCAGTCGTTCCTGTCGCTGCCGCGGGTGCTGATGTTCACCTCGGTGATCGCCGTGATCGACGTGGTCCTGATGACCGCCCTCGCGACGCTGGGCGCCTTCATCTACAACCTGTCGGCCGGTTTCGTGGGCGGTGTGGAGCTGACGCTGGCCGAGGACGAGTGA
- the gyrA gene encoding DNA gyrase subunit A — MADETTPTTEEQEPVLRIEPVGLETEMQRSYLDYAMSVIVSRALPDVRDGLKPVHRRVLYAMYDGGYRPEKGFYKCARVVGDVMGTYHPHGDSSIYDALVRLAQPWSMRLPLVDSNGNFGSPGNDPAAAMRYTECKMAPLSMEMLRDIDEETVDFTDNYDGRNQEPTVLPARFPNLLVNGSAGIAVGMATNIPPHNLREVAAGAQWALEHPDASHEELLDALIERIKGPDFPTGALVVGRKGIEEAYRTGRGSITMRAVVEVEEIQNRQCLVVTELPYQTNPDNLAQKIADLVKDGKIGGIADVRDETSSRTGQRLVIVLKRDAVAKVVLNNLYKHTDLQTNFGANMLALVDGVPRTLSLDAFIRHWVTHQIEVIVRRTKFRLRKAEERAHILRGLLKALDAIDEVIALIRRSDTVEVARTGLMDLLAIDEIQANAILEMQLRRLAALERQKIVAEHDELQAKIDEYNAILASPEKQRAIVSEELAALVEKFGDDRRSKLVPFDGDMSIEDLIAEEDIVVTITRGGYVKRTKTEDYRSQKRGGKGVRGTKLKQDDIVDHFFVSTTHHWLLFFTNKGRVYRAKAYELPDAGRDARGQHVANLLAFQPDEQIAQILAIRDYEAAPYLVLATKAGLVKKTALKDYDSPRSGGVIAINLREREDGSDDELIGAELVSSEDDLLLVSRKAQSIRFTATDDALRPMGRATSGVKGMSFREDDELLSMNVVRPGTFVFTATDGGYAKRTPVDEYRVQGRGGLGIKAAKIVEDRGSLVGALVVEETDEILAITLSGGVIRTRVNEVRETGRDTMGVQLINLGKRDAVVGIARNAEAGSEDEDIEDAEGVVESVDSVEAGAAEGTEPSAGEHEE; from the coding sequence ATGGCCGACGAAACCACTCCGACCACCGAAGAGCAGGAACCCGTGCTGCGGATCGAGCCCGTCGGGCTCGAGACCGAGATGCAGCGCTCGTACCTCGACTACGCGATGTCCGTCATCGTGTCCCGCGCGCTGCCCGACGTACGGGACGGCCTCAAGCCCGTCCACCGGCGCGTGCTGTACGCGATGTACGACGGCGGCTACCGGCCCGAGAAGGGCTTCTACAAGTGCGCCCGCGTCGTCGGCGACGTCATGGGTACGTACCACCCGCACGGCGACTCCTCGATCTACGACGCGCTCGTCCGCCTCGCCCAGCCCTGGTCGATGCGCCTGCCGCTCGTCGACTCCAACGGCAACTTCGGCTCCCCGGGCAACGACCCGGCCGCCGCCATGCGCTACACCGAGTGCAAGATGGCGCCGCTGTCGATGGAGATGCTCCGCGACATCGACGAGGAGACCGTCGACTTCACGGACAACTACGACGGCCGCAACCAGGAGCCGACGGTCCTCCCGGCCCGGTTCCCGAACCTGCTGGTCAACGGCTCCGCCGGCATCGCCGTCGGTATGGCCACCAACATCCCGCCGCACAACCTGCGCGAGGTCGCGGCCGGTGCCCAGTGGGCGCTTGAGCACCCCGACGCCAGCCACGAGGAGCTCCTCGACGCGCTGATCGAGCGGATCAAGGGCCCCGACTTCCCGACCGGCGCGCTCGTCGTCGGCCGCAAGGGCATCGAGGAGGCGTACCGCACCGGCCGTGGCTCCATCACGATGCGCGCGGTCGTCGAGGTCGAGGAGATCCAGAACCGCCAGTGCCTGGTGGTCACGGAGCTCCCGTACCAGACCAACCCGGACAACCTCGCGCAGAAGATCGCCGACCTGGTGAAGGACGGCAAGATCGGTGGCATCGCCGACGTCCGCGACGAGACCTCGTCCCGGACCGGCCAGCGCCTGGTCATCGTGCTCAAGCGCGACGCCGTCGCCAAGGTCGTCCTCAACAACCTGTACAAGCACACCGACCTGCAGACGAACTTCGGCGCGAACATGCTGGCGCTCGTCGACGGCGTGCCGCGCACCCTCTCGCTCGACGCGTTCATCCGCCACTGGGTGACGCACCAGATCGAGGTCATCGTCCGCCGGACGAAGTTCCGGCTGCGCAAGGCCGAGGAGCGCGCCCACATCCTGCGCGGTCTGCTCAAGGCCCTCGACGCGATCGACGAGGTCATCGCCCTCATCCGGCGCAGCGACACCGTCGAGGTCGCCCGCACGGGCCTGATGGACCTGCTCGCGATCGACGAGATCCAGGCCAACGCGATCCTGGAGATGCAGCTCCGCCGGCTCGCCGCCCTGGAGCGTCAGAAGATCGTCGCCGAGCACGACGAGCTCCAGGCGAAGATCGACGAGTACAACGCGATCCTGGCCTCGCCGGAGAAGCAGCGTGCGATCGTCAGCGAGGAACTGGCCGCGCTCGTCGAGAAGTTCGGCGACGACCGCCGCTCCAAGCTGGTGCCCTTCGACGGTGACATGTCCATCGAGGACCTGATCGCCGAGGAGGACATCGTCGTCACCATCACGCGTGGCGGCTATGTGAAGCGGACGAAGACCGAGGACTACCGCTCGCAGAAGCGCGGCGGCAAGGGCGTGCGCGGCACGAAGCTGAAGCAGGACGACATCGTCGACCACTTCTTCGTCTCCACCACCCACCACTGGCTGCTCTTCTTCACGAACAAGGGCCGGGTCTACCGGGCCAAGGCGTACGAGCTGCCGGACGCCGGCCGGGACGCGCGCGGCCAGCACGTGGCCAACCTGCTGGCCTTCCAGCCGGACGAGCAGATCGCCCAGATCCTGGCGATCCGCGACTACGAGGCCGCGCCGTACCTGGTGCTCGCCACCAAGGCCGGCCTGGTGAAGAAGACCGCGCTGAAGGACTACGACTCGCCCCGCTCGGGCGGTGTCATCGCGATCAACCTGCGGGAGCGCGAGGACGGCAGCGACGACGAGCTGATCGGCGCCGAGCTGGTCTCCTCCGAGGACGACCTGCTGCTCGTCTCCCGGAAGGCGCAGTCGATCCGCTTCACCGCGACCGACGACGCGCTGCGTCCGATGGGACGTGCCACCTCGGGCGTCAAGGGGATGAGTTTCCGCGAGGACGACGAGCTCCTCTCGATGAATGTCGTCCGGCCCGGTACGTTCGTCTTCACCGCGACCGACGGCGGGTACGCGAAGCGCACCCCCGTCGACGAGTACCGCGTCCAGGGTCGTGGCGGCCTCGGCATCAAGGCCGCCAAGATCGTGGAGGACCGCGGCTCGCTCGTGGGCGCGCTGGTGGTCGAGGAGACGGATGAGATCCTCGCCATCACGCTGTCCGGCGGTGTGATTCGTACGCGAGTCAACGAAGTCAGGGAGACCGGCCGTGACACCATGGGCGTCCAGCTGATCAACCTGGGCAAGCGCGATGCCGTCGTCGGCATCGCACGGAACGCCGAGGCGGGCAGCGAGGACGAGGACATCGAGGACGCCGAGGGCGTCGTCGAGTCGGTCGACTCGGTCGAGGCCGGAGCGGCCGAGGGCACGGAGCCCTCGGCCGGGGAGCACGAGGAGTAA
- the gyrB gene encoding DNA topoisomerase (ATP-hydrolyzing) subunit B, which yields MLCQKGRFVADSGDPNENSQYTASNIQVLEGLDAVRKRPGMYIGSTGERGLHHMVQEVVDNSVDEALAGHADTIDVTILADGAVRVVDNGRGIPVGIVASEGKPAVEVVLTVLHAGGKFGGGGYAVSGGLHGVGVSVVNALSTKVSVEIKTDGYRWTQDYKMGAPTAPLAQHEETSETGTTVTFWADPDIFETTEYSFETLSRRFQEMAFLNKGLTITLTDERESAKATVGADDPDAEATAEAAARTVRYHYEGGIVDFVKYLNSRKGELIHPTVIDLDAEDKDKNLSLEVAMQWNSGYSEGVYSFANIIHTHEGGTHEEGFRAALTSLINKYARDKKLLREKDDNLTGDDIREGLTAIISVKLSEPQFEGQTKTKLGNTEVKTFVQKAVYEHLNDWLDRNPNEAADIVRKSIQAATARVAARKARDLTRRKGLLESASLPGKLSDCQSNDPSKCEIFIVEGDSAGGSAKSGRNPMYQAILPIRGKILNVEKARVDKILQNTEVQALISAFGTGVHEDFDIEKLRYHKIILMADADVDGQHINTLLLTFLFRFMRPLVEAGHVYLSRPPLYKIKWGRDDFEYAYSDRERDALVELGKQNGKRIREDSIQRFKGLGEMNAEELRVTTMDVEHRVLGQVTLDDAAQADDLFSVLMGEDVEARRSFIQRNAKDVRFLDI from the coding sequence GTGCTGTGCCAGAAAGGGCGCTTCGTGGCCGATTCCGGCGACCCCAACGAGAACTCCCAGTACACCGCCAGCAATATCCAGGTCCTCGAGGGCCTGGATGCCGTGCGCAAGCGCCCTGGCATGTACATCGGCTCGACCGGCGAGCGCGGTCTGCACCACATGGTGCAGGAGGTCGTCGACAACTCGGTCGACGAAGCCCTGGCCGGCCATGCCGACACCATCGACGTGACGATCCTGGCCGACGGTGCCGTACGCGTCGTCGACAACGGCCGTGGCATCCCGGTGGGCATCGTGGCCTCCGAGGGCAAGCCGGCCGTCGAGGTCGTGCTGACCGTGCTGCACGCGGGCGGCAAGTTCGGCGGCGGCGGCTACGCCGTCTCCGGCGGTCTGCACGGTGTCGGCGTCTCGGTCGTGAACGCCCTGTCCACCAAGGTCTCCGTCGAGATCAAGACGGACGGATACCGCTGGACGCAGGACTACAAGATGGGCGCCCCGACCGCCCCCCTCGCCCAGCACGAGGAGACCTCGGAGACCGGCACGACGGTCACCTTCTGGGCCGACCCGGACATCTTCGAGACCACCGAGTACTCCTTCGAGACGCTCTCGCGGCGCTTCCAGGAGATGGCCTTCCTCAACAAGGGCCTGACGATCACGCTCACCGACGAGCGCGAGTCCGCGAAGGCGACCGTCGGCGCCGACGACCCGGACGCCGAGGCCACCGCCGAGGCCGCCGCGCGCACGGTCAGGTACCACTACGAGGGCGGCATCGTCGACTTCGTGAAGTACCTCAACTCGCGCAAGGGCGAGCTGATCCACCCCACCGTGATCGACCTCGACGCCGAGGACAAGGACAAGAACCTGTCCCTCGAGGTCGCGATGCAGTGGAACAGCGGCTACAGCGAGGGCGTGTACTCCTTCGCCAACATCATCCACACCCACGAGGGCGGCACGCACGAGGAGGGCTTCCGCGCTGCGCTGACCTCGCTGATCAACAAGTACGCGCGCGACAAGAAGCTGCTCCGCGAGAAGGACGACAACCTCACGGGTGACGACATCCGCGAGGGTCTGACGGCGATCATCTCGGTCAAGCTGAGCGAGCCGCAGTTCGAGGGCCAGACCAAGACCAAGCTGGGCAACACGGAGGTCAAGACCTTCGTCCAGAAGGCGGTCTACGAGCACCTCAACGACTGGCTGGACCGCAACCCGAACGAGGCCGCGGACATCGTCCGCAAGTCGATCCAGGCCGCCACCGCGCGCGTGGCCGCGCGCAAGGCGCGCGACCTGACCCGCCGCAAGGGCCTCCTGGAGTCGGCGTCCCTCCCGGGCAAGCTGTCCGACTGCCAGTCGAACGACCCGTCCAAGTGCGAGATCTTCATCGTCGAGGGTGACTCCGCCGGCGGCTCGGCCAAGTCCGGCCGCAACCCGATGTACCAGGCCATCCTGCCGATCCGCGGCAAGATCCTGAACGTCGAGAAGGCCCGCGTCGACAAGATCCTGCAGAACACCGAGGTCCAGGCGCTGATCTCCGCCTTCGGCACCGGTGTGCACGAGGACTTCGACATCGAGAAGCTCCGCTATCACAAGATCATCCTGATGGCGGACGCCGACGTCGACGGCCAGCACATCAACACCCTGCTGCTGACCTTCCTCTTCCGCTTCATGCGGCCGCTGGTCGAGGCCGGGCACGTCTACCTCTCCCGCCCGCCGCTCTACAAGATCAAGTGGGGTCGGGACGACTTCGAGTACGCGTACTCGGACCGGGAGCGGGACGCGCTCGTCGAGCTGGGCAAGCAGAACGGCAAGCGGATCAGGGAAGACTCGATCCAGCGCTTCAAGGGTCTCGGCGAGATGAACGCCGAGGAGCTGCGCGTCACCACCATGGACGTCGAGCACCGCGTGCTCGGCCAGGTCACCCTGGACGACGCCGCCCAGGCCGACGACCTGTTCTCGGTGCTGATGGGCGAGGACGTCGAGGCGCGCCGCTCGTTCATCCAGCGCAACGCCAAGGACGTTCGCTTCCTCGACATCTGA
- a CDS encoding DUF721 domain-containing protein codes for MSEENSPQSVDRPAAPEPSGVDLARVALRAAKEQARAKGAAAQQKKQARRGGGLRSGARADGRDPMALGAAINRLITERGWETPAAVGGVMGRWPQIVGEDLAKHCVPVKFDEEPDARVLTVQCDSTAWATQLRLLAPRLVARLNEDLGHGTVRMIKVLGPGGPRRGYGPLRAPGSVGPGDTYG; via the coding sequence ATGAGCGAGGAAAACTCTCCACAGTCTGTGGACAGGCCCGCGGCGCCCGAGCCGTCGGGTGTGGACCTCGCCCGGGTCGCGCTGCGCGCCGCCAAGGAGCAGGCCCGCGCGAAGGGCGCCGCCGCCCAGCAGAAGAAGCAGGCCCGGCGCGGGGGCGGGCTGCGCTCCGGCGCGCGCGCCGACGGACGCGACCCGATGGCGCTCGGCGCCGCGATCAACCGGCTGATCACCGAGCGGGGCTGGGAGACCCCGGCGGCGGTCGGCGGCGTGATGGGGCGGTGGCCGCAGATCGTGGGCGAGGACCTCGCCAAGCACTGCGTACCGGTGAAGTTCGACGAGGAGCCGGACGCGCGGGTGCTGACGGTGCAGTGCGACTCGACGGCGTGGGCCACGCAGCTGCGGCTGCTTGCGCCTCGGCTCGTGGCCCGGCTGAACGAGGACCTCGGGCACGGGACCGTGCGGATGATCAAGGTGCTTGGGCCGGGGGGTCCCCGCCGGGGGTACGGGCCGCTTCGGGCGCCCGGCAGTGTGGGGCCCGGGGACACGTACGGGTAG